Within the Beduinella massiliensis genome, the region GAGTTTGAAGCGTTGTTTCATCAAAAGTTTTACCCGATACGTAAAGACAAATTATTGCATCCGAACACATGGTTTACGAATGGCGCTCCTCCTGGTTCTCTCACCTCCTCATAGAGGATACCGTGCCGGTGACAACGCACCTCGTCACGCAACGCAGTCATCTCGCCTCTCCCCCCTGCTCACGTGCGTCGTTAGCATGTCTTCCTTTTCTGATTCTTTATGTAAAAAACCTTTTTTATTTCATGATAATTGCTATATATCCAATTATAAGACACCTCATGAGGAGCTAAAATGGAAAGCAAGTTTGCGTGCCACGTCCAAGATATTATAATAGAAGAACCGTATGGCAACGTTTTTTTATTCACAATTTTCACGCCTTACATATAACTGTTTTTTTGCGCAGCGTACATCTGCGCGTATTCGCCTTGACGGCGCATTAGCTCCTCGTGGGTGCCGCTTTCTGCGATGCGGCCATTCTTCATCACGACAACCCTGTCTGCGTATTTAAGCGAGGACAGGCGGTGCGTCACGAAAAATGTCGTCTTTCCCTCCGCGATGCGCATGATCTGGCGGTACAGCTCGTCCTCCATGAACGGGTCGATCGCGGACGTAGGCTCGTCGAAAAAGCAGATTCTGCCCGCGCGCAGAAAGGCGCGCGCGATGGCGATCTTCTGCTTCTCCCCGCCCGAAAATTCCACGCCGCCGAACCGCAGGCCGACCTGGGTGTCCAGCCCGTCGGGTAGGTTTTTAACCCACGCACGGTCGAAGACATGGTACAGCGCTTCCTCGACCTGCGCGTCGCGCGTCCTTTCCTCCGTAAAGACCATGTTTTGCCGCATGGAGAGGTCGTAAACTCTGTACTGCTGCAAAACTCCGGTCAGATGCGTATAGCCGCTTTCACAGACGCCCAGCTCCTCGCCATAGCGAATCGTGCCGCCCGTCGGCTGGTACATCCCCATGAGCAGCTTCATCAGCGTGCTCTTGCCGGAACCATTTTCCCCGACGATCGCGATTTTTTCGCCACGCTTGGCCCGGAAATGCACGTGGTCGATCACACAGGCCTGTCGCTGCGGGTACGAAAAGGAGACGTCCTCCAGCACGATCTCATCGCCGGGCTCGACGGTCCGCTCCTCATCCCCGTCCTCGGAATCCAGGAAGTCGAACATCGCCCCGGAATAAGCGATGTTTTGGAAGACGTTCCCGATGCGCTCGACAGCGACCTCGACGTTATTGAATATCATCTCGATGGCGACGAACAGGACCAGGACGCGCCCGGCGCTCCCCGATTCCCCTTTTGCCAGCGAAAGGACGGTGAAGAAGGTCACGAGCCCGTAGGCGGCAAAGCTCACCGTGTTGCTGAGAAGCGAGATCAGAAGGTTGGAAAAATCCAGCCTTTCTTTTCTTTGAAAGACCTCTTCCCGGTTTTTGCGCAGCTTCGTCAGGAAAAATTGCTGAAGGTTATAGGCGCGCGTCTCCTTGCTCTTCAGGTAGTCAAACAGCGTATTCGCCCGCAGCTCCCTCTCGGCGTATTCGCGGCGAAAGGCGAGGTTTCGTCGCGTCAGCAGCACGTATTCGAGCGCTTTGGCGGCCACGATCGCCAGGACGACCCACGCGATGGACGAATCAATTCCTGACAGATAGGCGCTGATCCACAGGGTCGAGAGCGCCGTGATGCAAAGGGCCGATATGAGGAGCATGGTGTTGCCGACGGCGTGGATGTAGCCCTGGTTCGCCTGCTCGATTTGCCCGTACAATGCGTGGGATTCGTAGTGGATCAGACCCTTGCGGTTGGCCTTATCGATAAGCTCGCTCTGCATCGCCATCTCCGCGGTGATCCACAGGTAGGAACCCAGCGCGTTGAAAATGTTCTGCGCGTTGCTGACCAACAGGATGCCCGCAAATGCCATTGCGGGCATCCACAGGGAGCCCTCCATCCTTTCCACGGCGCTGATGAGCCGCTCCAGCGCGACGATAGCCGCGGGGTTGAACAGAGACGTCAGTACGATCAGGAGGATGCACACGAGGAACCTGTAGGGCGCGTTCCTGTAGATGATGGCAATCGTTCTGCCGATGTAGCCGAGTCGGGGCTTTTTTTTCACCCCAGTGGTTTTGCAGAAAAACATATATCCTCCCATAAGATGGACTAAATGAACTGACTTCTTTGCTTGCGGAACATTTCGGCATACATGCCGTTTTGTCGCATCAGATCCTGGTGACTTCCCTGCTCACACACCCGGCCGTGGTCGATGACGTAAATCCAATCGACCGTCTTGCAGGAATTCAGCCGGTGAGAGATGGTAATCGTCGTATCCTTGGCGAGCAGATGGTTGAAGAGGTCGTAAAATGCGAGCTCCTGGCGCGGGTCCATGGAGGCGGTGGGCTCGTCCAATATCTTCAGGCTGGCCCTAGACATCATCAGCCTCGCAAGGCAGACCTTCTGCCATTCGCCCCCCGACAGATCGATCCCACCCTCGCGCTCGGTGCCCAGGAATGTATGAAGCGATTGGGGGAGCCTGCCTATCGTCTCTGTCAGACCGCACGCGTCCGCCACGCGCCATATCTCCTCGGTGTCTCCGCGCCGCGAGAGATCGCCCATGGCGATGTTTTCCGCGAGCGTCACGTGGTATTGCTCAAAATCCTGAAAGAGCATCGCGGCGACGCCTACGATTTCCTCCCGCGTCATGTCGGAAATGTTCCGGCCGTCCACCTCGATGCACCCTTCCTGCAGGGGATACAGCCCTAGCAGGAGCTTCACGATGGTGGACTTGCCCGCGCCGTTTTTCCCCACCAGCGCGTAATGCCTGCCGGTTTCAAACGAAAGGTTCAGCCTATCGAGCGTCGCCGTTTGCGCGCCGGGATAGGTAAAGCGCACGTCCTTCAATTCAACCCTGGAAAAGGCTTGACGCTGAGAAGGCGCCGCGCCCCGCCTTTCCTCCTCGAATTCCAGCACGCGCGAAAGCAATCCGATTTCGCGGGAGGCCTTCGTCATTTCGCCGACCGATCGGGCGACGCGATCGATGAGCTCCTTCAGCCCAAACGGAATCACCGAAAGGAGCGTGAGTCCCATCCCCAAACTCATCCTTCCCGCTCGCACGCCGGTGACCAACACGGCGATAAAGAGCAGGATATACGCCGCAAAGGCGACGCCCGCGTATTGAGTCTTGACGGACCCCTTCAGTTCTTCACGGATGGAGGCCTTTCTGACCTCTCCGTATTCCTCTTTCCAAAGTTTTTTGAACGCTCCGGCGTATCCATATAGAATCCTCTCCTGGGCGTACTCCTTGCCGAGCAATACGCCTTTCAGGTAATCGCAGTGTCTGCGCAGGGCGGCTGTCTTTTCCCACACGCTGTAAAACAAATTTCCCGCGTGAACGGCGAAGAGGGCAACAGGCAGGAACACCGCGCACAGCAGTGCGCCCAGAGAGGCCTGCGCCCTGACGAGCAGATAAAAATAGCACAGAAAGTTGACGGCTGCCGCAGACAAAACGCCAAGCTGCTTCACGAAGTTCCAGACGCCCCCGAAACCCTCCTTCGCCAGAGCCATGGCGTCGCTGTTTTGGCTGTTCTCCAGCAACGGATACTTCACATACCCTACCTTTTCGTAAAACAGCATCTGGACGTTTTTTTGCAGGACGTTCGAGAGGGCGCATTCGCACGCGTTCAGGATGAACGGGCCGCCGTATTTGCCGATGTACGTCAGCAGGATGTTGAGCGCCAACAGCCGCATAAAACCGCCCAGCTCCGCGATGGAGAGCCCGCCCATGCCGTCGAGCAGCGCCTGTCTCCAAAACACGGTTGGGATGGAGAGCGTGGCCAAGAAGAGGCCGGAAAGAAAATACAGCCCCATTACGGACTTTTTGTTCTTTGCTGCTCGGTCAATTAATCTCCATATTTTCACAACCGTTTTCAAGCAATCTGGCATACTTATATCCTTTTCTTTTTAAGCTTTCTTGTATGTGGTAAATAATTTCAGCTTTTTTACAAACGAATTGGTATGCGCATCTTTTTCCATACCGGTCCTTCATTTGCAAATACCTGCATCAGCGTGTTTTCGCTAGTTGATAATCTAGCTTAGTTTTTATCCTGTCAGATATAATGTAAGTAATTTCATTCCCGGCATATATGTGCGTTTGTACGCACAAATAAAAATCAAACCCTATCTCAATAAATTTATACCATACTTTAATTAAAAAGGAAATAAAGATCTATGCAGCCTAACCCCTTCTCCATTGGAAAAAGAATGCGCAATTCTACAATAAAACTTTACATTTTACTTATGAATAACAAACAGTCCAGTTCACCTTGAAATAGGGACTGGCTTTATCAAAATACATAGGACGCATCCTTCTTAGTTTTTATCCGCTAAGCAGTCAGTTTCTACGTTTACATCATACTGCTGTTGATACGGGATGAAGCTGTACTTGCCTGTAAGCCTTTCAAAGGAGTACCTTCTTCTTGTATACACGCTGAACATTGAATAAACAAAAAACCGGGAGCTTCATGCATCCCAGTTTTAAATTACAGGCAACCTTCTGCGGCGCCTGCAAAGCGCCTTATTTTTCCTGAATGCTCTTCTTGAGGTCGTCGATGGTGGAGGCCATCTCCGACGTCGTCTTCACCATCTCTGCGATCTTGTCGCAGGAGTGCATGATCGTCGAGTGGTCGCGCTTGAACGCGTCGCCGATGCGGGGCAGCGACATCTCCGTCATCTCGCGGGTGAGATAAATCGCCACCTGGCGCGGCAGGGCGATTTCGCGCTTGCGCTTCTGGCCGACGATGTCCTGCACGGATACACCGTAGTACTCGGCGACGGCCTGCTGGATCAGCTCACAGGTAATGCGCTTGGGGTCGCGCACGGAGAGGATGTCGCGCAGCGCCTCCGCGGCGAGCGAGGCGTCCACCGAACGGCCGGTGAGCGACGCGTAGGCGACCACGCGTGTGAGCGCGCCCTCGAGCTCACGGATGTTCGACTCGATGCGCGTGGCGATGAGCTCAAGCACCTCGTCGTCCACGGTGATGCGTTCGCTGTCCGCCTTCTTGCGCAGAATGGCGACGCGCGTCTCGATGTCCGGCTTTTGAATGTCCGCGATGAGGCCCCACTCGAAGCGGGAGCGCAGACGTTCCTCGAGCCGGGCGATTTCCTTCGGCGGCTTATCCGAGGAGATGATGATCTGCTTCCCCGCGCCGTGCAGGGCGTTGAACGTATGGAAGAACTCCTCCTGCGTGGATTCGCGGCCCGCGATAAATTGAATGTCGTCGACCATCAGCACGTCCACGTTGCGAAAGCGGTTCCTGAATTCGACGTTTTTGTTGTTCTTGATGGCCTGGATCAGCTCGTTCGTGAACGTCTCGCTGGAGAGGTACAGCAGGCGCATGGCCGGGAACTGCTGCTGAATGTAATGGCCGATCGCGTGCATCAGGTGCGTCTTCCCCAGGCCCACGCCGCCGTACAGGAACAGCGGGTTGTAGGCCTCTCCCGGCGCCTCCGCGACCGCCAGAGAGGCGGCGTGCGCAAAGCGGTTGGAGTTGCCCACGACGAACGTGTCGAAGGTGGACTTGGGGTTGAACATGTTGACGCCGGAAATCTCCAGGCCGTCCTTCCCATCCTTGCGCTGGCCCTGCCATTCCGCGCGCTCCTGCGGCGTCAGGTATTCAAGGGTGAGGGGCTTATGACAGACCTCCAGCACCGCGTTGTTGATGAGCTCCTGATAGCGGCCGAGGATCGTCTTGCGCATGAAGTCGCTGACCACCTCCAAGTACAGGTGATCGTCCTCCATCGCGAACGGCTTTAAGGAAGAGGCAATCCACGTTTTATATGAAACCTCCGGAAGGTC harbors:
- a CDS encoding ABC transporter ATP-binding protein, producing MGLYFLSGLFLATLSIPTVFWRQALLDGMGGLSIAELGGFMRLLALNILLTYIGKYGGPFILNACECALSNVLQKNVQMLFYEKVGYVKYPLLENSQNSDAMALAKEGFGGVWNFVKQLGVLSAAAVNFLCYFYLLVRAQASLGALLCAVFLPVALFAVHAGNLFYSVWEKTAALRRHCDYLKGVLLGKEYAQERILYGYAGAFKKLWKEEYGEVRKASIREELKGSVKTQYAGVAFAAYILLFIAVLVTGVRAGRMSLGMGLTLLSVIPFGLKELIDRVARSVGEMTKASREIGLLSRVLEFEEERRGAAPSQRQAFSRVELKDVRFTYPGAQTATLDRLNLSFETGRHYALVGKNGAGKSTIVKLLLGLYPLQEGCIEVDGRNISDMTREEIVGVAAMLFQDFEQYHVTLAENIAMGDLSRRGDTEEIWRVADACGLTETIGRLPQSLHTFLGTEREGGIDLSGGEWQKVCLARLMMSRASLKILDEPTASMDPRQELAFYDLFNHLLAKDTTITISHRLNSCKTVDWIYVIDHGRVCEQGSHQDLMRQNGMYAEMFRKQRSQFI
- a CDS encoding ABC transporter ATP-binding protein, yielding MFFCKTTGVKKKPRLGYIGRTIAIIYRNAPYRFLVCILLIVLTSLFNPAAIVALERLISAVERMEGSLWMPAMAFAGILLVSNAQNIFNALGSYLWITAEMAMQSELIDKANRKGLIHYESHALYGQIEQANQGYIHAVGNTMLLISALCITALSTLWISAYLSGIDSSIAWVVLAIVAAKALEYVLLTRRNLAFRREYAERELRANTLFDYLKSKETRAYNLQQFFLTKLRKNREEVFQRKERLDFSNLLISLLSNTVSFAAYGLVTFFTVLSLAKGESGSAGRVLVLFVAIEMIFNNVEVAVERIGNVFQNIAYSGAMFDFLDSEDGDEERTVEPGDEIVLEDVSFSYPQRQACVIDHVHFRAKRGEKIAIVGENGSGKSTLMKLLMGMYQPTGGTIRYGEELGVCESGYTHLTGVLQQYRVYDLSMRQNMVFTEERTRDAQVEEALYHVFDRAWVKNLPDGLDTQVGLRFGGVEFSGGEKQKIAIARAFLRAGRICFFDEPTSAIDPFMEDELYRQIMRIAEGKTTFFVTHRLSSLKYADRVVVMKNGRIAESGTHEELMRRQGEYAQMYAAQKNSYM
- the dnaA gene encoding chromosomal replication initiator protein DnaA; this translates as MEYEEIWEKTTVLLREDLPEVSYKTWIASSLKPFAMEDDHLYLEVVSDFMRKTILGRYQELINNAVLEVCHKPLTLEYLTPQERAEWQGQRKDGKDGLEISGVNMFNPKSTFDTFVVGNSNRFAHAASLAVAEAPGEAYNPLFLYGGVGLGKTHLMHAIGHYIQQQFPAMRLLYLSSETFTNELIQAIKNNKNVEFRNRFRNVDVLMVDDIQFIAGRESTQEEFFHTFNALHGAGKQIIISSDKPPKEIARLEERLRSRFEWGLIADIQKPDIETRVAILRKKADSERITVDDEVLELIATRIESNIRELEGALTRVVAYASLTGRSVDASLAAEALRDILSVRDPKRITCELIQQAVAEYYGVSVQDIVGQKRKREIALPRQVAIYLTREMTEMSLPRIGDAFKRDHSTIMHSCDKIAEMVKTTSEMASTIDDLKKSIQEK